In the Dethiosulfovibrio peptidovorans genome, one interval contains:
- a CDS encoding ATP:cob(I)alamin adenosyltransferase has translation MQNLTITTKGGDKGNTSLCSGKRVPKDDPRVEAYGIVDECQATIGLARSICDFEPVNEHLRQLEDDLYVLMGYLALCDGLEPPKLDRLEEMIRQVSSMFTDTDFQFIRPGECQVCAALHLARTVARRAERQVVSLFRAGAIPPEVFSYVNRLSDGLYALILWYQKEKTPSKER, from the coding sequence ATGCAAAATCTCACAATCACCACCAAAGGTGGCGACAAGGGGAACACCAGCCTCTGCTCCGGCAAGCGAGTCCCAAAGGATGATCCCAGGGTCGAGGCCTATGGAATCGTGGATGAATGCCAAGCCACCATTGGCCTTGCTCGGTCCATATGCGATTTTGAACCAGTGAACGAACACCTGAGACAGCTGGAGGATGACCTGTACGTTCTCATGGGATATCTGGCGCTCTGTGATGGACTGGAGCCACCAAAACTTGACCGGCTGGAGGAGATGATCCGTCAGGTGTCATCCATGTTCACTGATACGGACTTTCAGTTTATACGCCCGGGCGAATGCCAAGTTTGCGCAGCTCTCCATTTGGCTCGAACTGTAGCCCGACGGGCAGAACGTCAGGTTGTTTCACTCTTTCGGGCAGGGGCAATTCCCCCAGAGGTCTTCTCCTATGTCAACAGATTGTCCGACGGACTATATGCTCTGATCCTCTGGTACCAAAAAGAGAAAACCCCTTCCAAAGAGAGATAA
- the rpoB gene encoding DNA-directed RNA polymerase subunit beta — MAEFVPVGKKRSRLTFGRARDLVEIPDMVEVQRDSYRNFFQEEQDPDNRGNFGLQELLEEIFPIENYDGSFALEFVRYFLDDSTTTQDEAQQKDCTWHRPVRATIRLISRKTMEIKEEEIYLGDFPMMTERGTFIINGTERVVVNQLARSAGVYFKVDYSAPVAETFTAKIIPERGAWLEFAMGSGDALYVNIDNKKKLPGTLLLKAFGVSSNEELLRIFGGEITEVDLVEDEVLGRLLAETIVNESGVEVIRREERLNREHLEQLWQMGRTRINVWDVSPVFAATLEKDVTNTPEEAMLEIFRRLRPNEPARIENAREYFEGLFFDVRRYTLGRVGRYKLNRRLRLDIPISHRLLTVEDLVRIVKGVVVLRDTEEQRDERSFADLHEEYPDDIDHLGNRRVRSVGELLQNQVRIGLLRMERIAKERMTTIPDLTKAMARDLINVRPISAALREFFGSGQLSQYMDQNNPLSELTHRRRLSALGPGGLSRERAGFEARDVHYTHYGRICPIETPEGPNIGLVTSLSTYSKVNDYGFLVTPRRPVHDGVVSMDPGDVVYLAADDEDEVYVGRANTPYDEKTGRLSEELCYARYRGKIVEVPPERVDYLDISPKQIVSASTALIPFLEHDDANRALMGSNMQRQAVPLLLPAAPRVGTGMEARIAKDSGSCVISPVAGHVSYVDADKVEIKSPSGDYRTFAFQKFKRSNQGTIIHQRPIVAKGDLVSVGQVLADGQSVDQGELALGRNVLIAFIPWEGYNYEDAILLSERLVKEDYFTSIHIEEYEMEARDTKLGPEEITRDIPNVGEDALKDLDEWGVVRVGAEVVAGDILVGKVTPKGESDQSPEEKLLRAIFGEKAREVRDMSLHVPHGARGKVVAVKKLNKEENSDSLSPGVNEVVKVYVAQLRKITVGDKMSGRHGNKGVVSRILPVEDMPYMPDGTPVDVCLNPLGVPSRMNLGQVLETILATVAVANGWHVATPVFEGAREQEIYDLLDKLSKENPDYSTLTSGGTMQLIDGRTGEPMDYKTTVGYMYMLKLNHLVDDKLHARSIGPYSLITQQPLGGKAQFGGQRFGEMEVWALQGYGAAHILQEMLTVKSDDIRGRLKTYEKIVKGQNLTSPGVPESFKVLVKELEGLGLGVDIEYSDGTIGPLLPDDDEEQPQKASLSMPFAGDARIVSPESVPAPTSLEMEAMIFGDGKKSGSENSPTNDQEADEAKGVDR, encoded by the coding sequence ATGGCCGAATTCGTACCCGTAGGCAAAAAGCGCAGCCGACTCACCTTTGGTCGTGCCCGGGATCTGGTGGAGATTCCCGACATGGTTGAGGTGCAGCGAGATTCATATCGAAACTTCTTCCAGGAAGAGCAGGATCCTGATAACCGAGGCAACTTTGGGCTTCAGGAACTTCTTGAGGAGATATTCCCCATCGAAAACTATGATGGTTCCTTTGCGCTGGAATTTGTTCGGTACTTTTTGGATGATTCGACAACGACTCAGGATGAGGCTCAGCAGAAAGACTGTACCTGGCATCGTCCCGTCAGGGCGACGATCCGCCTTATCAGCAGAAAAACAATGGAGATTAAGGAAGAAGAGATATACCTCGGTGATTTTCCCATGATGACCGAGCGGGGAACCTTCATCATAAATGGTACCGAACGAGTCGTGGTCAACCAGCTGGCTCGGTCGGCTGGCGTGTATTTTAAGGTGGATTATTCAGCTCCTGTCGCTGAGACTTTCACGGCCAAGATTATCCCTGAACGGGGGGCATGGCTTGAGTTCGCAATGGGCAGTGGCGATGCCCTCTATGTCAACATCGACAACAAAAAAAAGCTCCCGGGGACCTTGCTTCTAAAAGCTTTTGGTGTTTCCTCCAACGAGGAGCTCCTCCGCATTTTCGGTGGCGAGATCACGGAGGTCGACCTGGTTGAAGATGAAGTCCTTGGCCGTCTTTTAGCCGAGACCATCGTGAACGAAAGCGGTGTCGAGGTCATTCGCCGAGAGGAGCGCCTGAATCGAGAGCATCTGGAACAATTATGGCAGATGGGCAGGACCCGGATCAATGTCTGGGATGTGAGCCCCGTCTTTGCGGCTACTTTGGAAAAGGATGTCACCAATACTCCCGAGGAAGCGATGTTGGAGATATTCAGACGTCTTCGTCCCAACGAGCCCGCTCGCATTGAAAACGCCAGGGAATATTTTGAGGGCTTGTTTTTTGACGTTCGGCGCTATACCCTGGGGCGCGTCGGTCGCTACAAGCTGAACAGACGGCTCCGTTTGGACATCCCCATATCCCATAGGCTTCTGACAGTCGAGGACCTGGTTCGGATCGTCAAGGGAGTCGTCGTTCTACGGGATACGGAGGAGCAGCGAGATGAGCGTTCCTTCGCTGACCTGCATGAGGAATACCCTGACGATATCGATCATCTGGGCAATCGTCGGGTTCGTTCCGTGGGAGAGCTTCTCCAGAACCAGGTTCGTATTGGTCTGCTTCGCATGGAGCGGATCGCCAAGGAGCGAATGACGACCATTCCCGATCTGACCAAGGCCATGGCGCGGGATCTGATCAACGTTCGTCCTATCTCAGCGGCTCTCAGGGAGTTTTTCGGATCAGGGCAGCTCTCTCAGTATATGGATCAGAACAACCCCCTGTCGGAGCTCACTCACCGCCGTCGTCTTTCGGCCTTGGGGCCCGGTGGACTCAGTCGAGAGCGAGCTGGATTCGAGGCTCGAGACGTTCACTACACCCACTACGGGCGTATCTGTCCCATAGAGACTCCAGAGGGGCCTAATATCGGTCTTGTAACCTCTCTGTCTACGTATTCTAAGGTCAATGACTACGGATTTTTGGTCACACCACGGCGTCCGGTCCATGATGGCGTCGTATCTATGGATCCTGGTGATGTCGTCTATCTGGCGGCAGACGATGAGGATGAGGTCTACGTGGGGCGGGCCAACACGCCTTACGATGAGAAAACCGGTCGTCTTTCGGAGGAGCTTTGCTACGCTCGATACAGGGGGAAAATTGTGGAGGTTCCCCCCGAGAGGGTAGATTATCTGGACATCTCCCCGAAACAAATCGTCTCGGCCTCTACAGCTCTGATCCCTTTTCTGGAGCATGACGATGCGAACCGAGCTCTCATGGGCTCCAATATGCAGCGTCAGGCTGTGCCCCTTCTGCTGCCGGCGGCTCCGCGTGTAGGGACCGGTATGGAGGCTCGTATCGCCAAAGACTCGGGGTCCTGTGTGATCTCCCCTGTGGCTGGTCATGTCTCTTACGTAGACGCTGATAAGGTCGAGATAAAATCCCCCTCTGGTGATTATAGAACCTTTGCCTTCCAGAAATTCAAAAGATCCAACCAGGGAACCATCATCCATCAGCGTCCGATCGTGGCGAAGGGGGATCTGGTCTCTGTGGGGCAGGTCCTGGCCGATGGTCAGTCGGTAGATCAGGGCGAGCTCGCTCTGGGGCGGAATGTCCTTATCGCCTTTATCCCGTGGGAGGGGTATAACTACGAAGATGCTATCCTCCTGAGCGAGCGTCTTGTCAAAGAGGATTACTTCACGTCGATCCATATTGAGGAGTACGAAATGGAGGCTCGGGACACAAAACTTGGTCCTGAGGAGATCACCAGGGATATCCCCAACGTGGGCGAAGATGCTCTGAAGGATCTTGATGAGTGGGGAGTTGTTCGAGTTGGGGCCGAGGTTGTCGCCGGCGACATCCTCGTGGGTAAGGTCACCCCTAAGGGAGAATCTGACCAGTCTCCTGAGGAAAAACTCCTGCGGGCCATCTTCGGCGAGAAGGCTCGGGAGGTGAGGGACATGTCGCTGCACGTCCCTCATGGTGCCAGAGGAAAGGTTGTCGCTGTTAAGAAGCTGAACAAGGAAGAGAACAGCGACTCTCTGAGTCCCGGAGTCAACGAGGTGGTCAAGGTTTATGTGGCTCAGCTACGTAAGATCACCGTGGGGGATAAGATGTCCGGGCGACACGGGAACAAGGGGGTTGTCTCCAGAATATTGCCGGTGGAGGACATGCCCTACATGCCCGATGGAACACCGGTGGATGTCTGCCTTAACCCTCTTGGGGTGCCGAGCCGGATGAATCTGGGACAGGTGCTTGAGACCATCCTGGCGACTGTGGCGGTGGCCAACGGTTGGCACGTGGCTACACCTGTCTTCGAGGGAGCTCGGGAGCAGGAAATTTACGATCTACTGGATAAACTGAGTAAGGAGAACCCCGACTATTCAACCCTCACCTCAGGGGGCACCATGCAGCTCATAGATGGTCGGACGGGGGAGCCCATGGATTACAAGACCACAGTAGGGTACATGTACATGCTCAAATTGAACCACCTCGTAGATGACAAGCTTCACGCCCGGTCCATCGGACCCTATAGTCTTATCACCCAACAGCCATTGGGTGGTAAAGCTCAGTTTGGGGGGCAGCGCTTTGGTGAGATGGAGGTCTGGGCTCTGCAAGGGTATGGTGCAGCCCATATTCTTCAGGAAATGCTCACGGTTAAGTCCGACGACATTCGGGGGCGTCTCAAGACCTACGAAAAAATTGTCAAGGGGCAGAATCTCACCAGTCCTGGAGTTCCCGAGAGCTTCAAAGTCCTTGTTAAGGAGCTTGAGGGTTTAGGTTTGGGAGTCGATATCGAGTACAGCGACGGGACGATAGGGCCTTTGTTGCCTGACGATGACGAGGAACAGCCCCAAAAGGCTTCCCTGTCCATGCCTTTTGCTGGCGACGCGAGGATCGTCTCGCCGGAATCCGTTCCCGCTCCTACGTCGTTAGAGATGGAGGCCATGATTTTTGGTGACGGTAAAAAATCGGGGAGCGAGAATAGTCCCACCAATGACCAGGAAGCCGATGAGGCGAAAGGAGTTGACCGCTAA